A genomic segment from Aquila chrysaetos chrysaetos chromosome 11, bAquChr1.4, whole genome shotgun sequence encodes:
- the C11H10orf105 gene encoding uncharacterized protein C10orf105 homolog isoform X1, with protein MRQGPGTPKLGAHLRKMSAEDAGNRTSPTPPLLGLLVSTTELVPPSPASPRMAEPLPVIVALVCIFLLLATFVIFVTLCKPAALDQSRFGPHECMPHHPADASEPQLRLWKRLGSLRRSFNTFRRSRPVSQSQLACPRSSPASQDWDIMESTKM; from the exons ATGAGGCAGGGTCCTGGCACACCAAAGCTGGGAGCTCACCTAC GGAAGATGAGCGCAGAGGACGCTGGCAACAGGacctctcccaccccacctcTCCTTGGGCTTCTGGTTTCAACCACTGAGCTGGTCCCACCCAGTCCCGCATCCCCCAGGATGGCAGAGCCGCTGCCTGTCATCGTCGCGCTCGTctgcatcttcctcctcctggcgACCTTTGTCATCTTTGTCACCCTCTGCAAGCCAGCGGCGCTGGACCAGTCCCGCTTTGGGCCCCACGAGTGCATGCCCCATCACCCGGCGGATGCCAGCGAGCCCCAGCTGAGGCTCTGGAAGCGGCTGGGCTCCCTGCGCCGGTCCTTCAACACCTTCAGGAGGAGTCGGCCAGTGTCCCAGAGCCAGCTCGCCTGCCCCAGAAGCTCCCCCGCCAGCCAGGACTGGGACATCATGGAGTCCACCAAAATGTGA
- the C11H10orf105 gene encoding uncharacterized protein C10orf105 homolog isoform X2, with the protein MSAEDAGNRTSPTPPLLGLLVSTTELVPPSPASPRMAEPLPVIVALVCIFLLLATFVIFVTLCKPAALDQSRFGPHECMPHHPADASEPQLRLWKRLGSLRRSFNTFRRSRPVSQSQLACPRSSPASQDWDIMESTKM; encoded by the coding sequence ATGAGCGCAGAGGACGCTGGCAACAGGacctctcccaccccacctcTCCTTGGGCTTCTGGTTTCAACCACTGAGCTGGTCCCACCCAGTCCCGCATCCCCCAGGATGGCAGAGCCGCTGCCTGTCATCGTCGCGCTCGTctgcatcttcctcctcctggcgACCTTTGTCATCTTTGTCACCCTCTGCAAGCCAGCGGCGCTGGACCAGTCCCGCTTTGGGCCCCACGAGTGCATGCCCCATCACCCGGCGGATGCCAGCGAGCCCCAGCTGAGGCTCTGGAAGCGGCTGGGCTCCCTGCGCCGGTCCTTCAACACCTTCAGGAGGAGTCGGCCAGTGTCCCAGAGCCAGCTCGCCTGCCCCAGAAGCTCCCCCGCCAGCCAGGACTGGGACATCATGGAGTCCACCAAAATGTGA